In Lysobacter sp. FW306-1B-D06B, the sequence TTCGATCAGCTCGGATTTCATCGTCGGCTTCCCCGGCGAGAGCGAGGCAGACTTCGAAAAGACCATGAAGCTGATCGAGGACGTCGGCTTCGACCAGTCGTTCTCCTTCATCTACTCGCGCCGCCCGGGAACGCCCGCCGCCGACCTGGAAGACAACGTCTCCAGTGAGGAAAAGCACGCACGCCTGTCGCGCCTGCAGGCGCACATCAACGCGCATGCGCGATCGATCTCGGATGCAATGGTCGGCAGCACGCAGACCGTGCTGGTGGAAGGCCCGTCGAAGAAGAACCCCAACGAGCTCACCGGCAAGACCGAGAACATGCGCTCGGTGAACTTCCCCGGCCACGCGCGCCTGATCGGCCAGTTCGTGGATGTCGTCATCACCGAAGCGATGAGCAACTCGCTGCGCGGCCGCGTGGCGACGACCGGCGACAACGCGGCGGCCTGATCGTCCCGCACGCTTGAGGCGGACGCGGCGCTGCCGCGATACTCCCGCCGTGGCAATCGCGCGTCTGGGGAGGCGCGCGACGTAGCGGGTGGACCCGCCGCGGGCAATGTGCCGGCCACGATCTCCAAGGGGAACTCCGCTCGATGAACCGCCGTCCGTTGGCAGCCCTCGCGCTGTCCTTCGTGCTCCCGCTCGCGCTGACGTCGTGCGCGACCGGCTACCACAGCGCCACCAATCCCATCCTCGGCTACAGCGGCGGCTACTGGGACACCAAGGGTCCTGGCCAGCTGCTCAAGGTCGGCTTCGCCGGCAACGGCTTCATCTCGCCCGACAAGGTCGGCACTTACCTGCTCTACCGCTGCGCCGAAGTCGCCCAGCGCGAAGGCGGCACGCACTTCGTGCTCTACGCCAACCTGCCGGCGGCGATCGCCGATGCGCGCAGCAGCGACCGCACGGTGGCCTCGCTCGGCGGCAAGCCTTCAACCTACGCCTACATCCTCGTGGTGCCCGCCGACGCGCGCGACGCGCTGTCGGTGCAGGACCTGCTCACACGCCTCGGACCGGAAGTGAAGCCTGCCGCGACCCGCCAGGCCGACAGCAAGCCCGGCAACGGTGGATCGGCCCCCGACAAGGAAGTGAAGTCGTGAATCGCCTGCTGCCCCTCACCCTGTCCTGCCTCGTCGCCACCGGCCTTACCGGCTGCATGAGCATCTACAAGCTGCCGCCCGGCAAGCCGACGGCGAAGCTCGAAGTGGCCCGCGCCGGCACCGCGTGGATCTGCGCCAACACGCCGTCGCAGATCCTGCAAAAGGACAAGAACGGACGCGCGAGCATCCCGGCCGGCGAGCGCGTCACCATCGGCATGAACTTCGCCACCTCCGACGGCTACATGAACTACACGTGCACCCACAGCGTGAGCCTGGTGCCCGTCGCCGGCGCGGAATACCTGCAGGACTTCGAGTCCGAAGGCTCGCGTTGCAGTGCGCTCGTCTACCTCAAGACCGACGACAAGCGCGTCGGCCTGGACATGGAACCCACGCTCGGCTACGGCGGGGCGGGCTGCACGCAATGAAGTTGCGACGCCTGCCGGGCGACCCGGCAGGCGTCATGGCGTGATGGGTGGTTGCGTTTGCTGCGCGCCGATCAGCTGTCGATGCGTTTGAACACGCTGTCGCTGGCGATCTGATGATCCTGCGCGCCGCGCAACTTGCGGCAGGCATCGGTCCGGGCGTCGTCTGCGCGCATCTCGGCGTCGAGTTTGTCCAACTCTCCCTCCTCCGCCCAGCGCTGCTCGACGGTGGCTTCCACGCGCGTGGCGGTGGCAACGCCGTCGATCAGTTCCGGCCTGTAGTGGAAGCCCTTCATGTACTCGCGCTGGTCACGTGACCACAGCTGGCCGTAGCGCGCCTGCAGCGCCGGATCGTCGAGCACCGCCTTTTCCAGCGTGACCGAACCGTCCGGCTTGACGAGATAGGTGATCTTGCCGCCGTACCGGTTCACGCCTTCGCTCATGAGCGTATCGATGGGCATCGCGGGCATGTGCATCTTGCGTGGCGGCCGATAGGTACCGGACGGGCCGTTGCCCGCGTACGAGAAGGTGTAGTCGATGCCTGCCGCACTGGGCACCAGGCAGGTCTGCAGCGTCGCATAGGTGCGGCCGCTGACCGCCTTTCCGTCCTTCCGCGGCGGCTGGAAACGCCACGACTGCGCCAGCCGCTCCGCCTCGCGCCGCAGCGCGTCGGGCACCTTCGCTTCATCGATGAAGCTCACCGCCGAGACGTTTCCCTGCACATCGATATCGAGCGCGGCCTTCAACTGGACGAGGATCGGCTGATACCCGGTCTCCTCCTTCGCATGCACCGACGTGGCCAGCAATACACAGGCGAGCGACACGGCCCGCACGGCAAGCGAACGCTTCATCTCCGACCCCCTCCATGTCCCCGCGCCGAGCTTAGGGCGGCCCGCGGCGCCTTCGCAACGCCGGCCGGACGAGCGGAACGATGTTGAGCACGCGCGTCGGGCTGCGCACAGAAGGGTTCGCGGCGCCGGCGGGCATCACCTGTACTTGACCGGCCGCCAGTACGCTGCGGCTGCATCCCTTGGAGATGCTGCGCGGTGACCCCATCCCCACGGCAACGTCCTGCTCCACGCCTGTTGTGGCCGCTCATGATGCTGCTCGTCAGCATCAGCGCAACCGCGCAGACGCCGGACTGCAAGATGCGCCTGCTGCGCGAGCTGGGCTGGCGCTTCGTTTCGTCCGAAGAACACAGCGCGCAGATTCATCCCGGCATTCCCTGCGAGCGCGCCGACCTGGCACAGGCACAGGCGGCCGGCGATCTGGTCGTGCGTTTTCCCGCGCGACTGGACGCCGCCTCCCGCGCGCGCCTGGAAGATGAATTGCTCCGGCATCCCGCCACCGCCTGCGCCTATTCGTTCGCGCTGGGCGCGGCGACGCGTCGCGCGGTCGATCGACTCGCAGGCAATCCGGGCTACCGATTTTCCGCGTTGCAGATGGGATGGATCGGGTTCGGGCCGACGGGATCGGCGCGCGATGGCTGGAAGCCCATCGCGCTGTTCGGACGCGGCTACCAGCCGCGCGGCAGCAACATGCGCGCGATCGAAGCGTTCTACGCCGGCCAGGTGCGCAGCGAGTGCGGCGTCGGCCGGCAGATCGCGCAGTACGCCACGCAGGCGGAGCTGTACGGCGGCGAAGCGTTCGACACCGAATTCGATCCCGACGAGATCGTGATCGGCACCTTCAACCGCCTGCATTCCACGCGCAGCATCCTGCTGGGATCGTCCGCCGGCACGTTCACGCGCGATGGCCGCGCGGTAGCCGCCTCGCGTGCCGGACGCCAGGCCTTCATGGGCCTGCCCGGTTTCATCTTCCACGTCTTCGACCGCAGCACGCTGGACGATCTGAACAACCAGGCCGAGAACTTCGTCGTCTACGACGTGAGCGCCGATGCCGCCGCCGTGTTGCGCGAACACGAAGGCTTCGAGTACTACAACGATCGCAACCGCGCGATCTGGTCGCTGGCGCGCACGCTCCCGGGGCGCAAGCCGTCGCGCTATTTCGAACGCCTGCTGCACGAACGCGACCCCGCCTTGCGCGCCGCGTTGCCGGCGCAATCACAGGCAACGCTGGCGCGTCTGGACGCCGAACTCGCCGATCCGTTCTACCGCGGCTTCGACATCTACGTGCACCGGCAGGGCGTCAAACCCGTCGGCTTCCACATCGCCCGCCTGCTCGACCGCAATCCGCGCACGCCGTTCCGCATCGAACTGGCGCTGCACAATCTGCATACCACGCTATACGAACGCTTCGTGGCTTCGCGGCTGGAAGCATGCACAAGCCATACGCCTCGCGATGCCGTGGAAGGCACGCTTCGGGGCCGATGAGTCGCGCCTGGCACGTGCCGGCGCATCGGTCATTTCCGTCCGATCTCCAGGTGCGTCAGATACAGGCGCAGGTCGAATTCCAGCTGGTGGTAGTCGGGCGTCATGTGCGTGCACAGTTGGTAGAACGCCTTGTTGTGCTCGGCTTCCTTCAGATGAGCCAGCTCATGCACCGCGATCATCTCCAGGAACTCGGCGGGCGCGTCGCGGAACACGCTGGCGATGCGGATCTCGCGAGAGGCCTTGAGCCGGCCGCCGTGCACGCGCGAGATGGCCGTGTGCGTGCCCAGCGCGTGCTTCATCACCTGCAGCTTGCTGTCGTAGAGCACCTTGCCCAGCGGCACGGACTTGCGCAGATGCCGGTCCTTGAGCGCCTGCACGTAATCGTAAAGCTGGCCGTCGGTTCGCACGGCATGGGACTGGCCGTACTTGTCCGCCAGCATCGCGCCCAGCCGATCCTGCACGATCAGCTCGCGCACCCGCGCCTGCAGGGATTCGGGGTAGCCGGAGAGGTATTTCAGGGGATCCATCGGCGGTGGCGGGCGGGCGCGGGCGGCGGGGTCGGGAGGTATGATGGGCCTGAAATCCCCAGCAAGAAACCGCGACATGGCCAAGGCGAATCCCCTTCAGGAACAACTGCTCAAAGCGGGCCTCGTCAAGAAGTCCAAGGTGGCCGAGGTCGCGCGTGAGCAGAACAAGGCCCGGCACGCCAAGGCGCCGTCCGGGCCCAGCGAAATCCAGCTCGAAGCCGAGCGCGCCCGCGCCGAGAAGGCCGACCGCGACCGCGCACTCGCCGCGGAGCGCAAGGAGCAGGCCCGCATCGCCGAACTTCGCGCGCAGGCGCGGCAGATCATCGAGGATCGAAAAGTGCCGCGCGCCGGTGAAAGCGAGTACCGCTTCACCGAGAGCGGCGCCATCCGCACCGTGCTCGTCAACGACGACCTGCGCAGGAAGCTCTCGTCCGGTGCGCTGGTGATCGCCCGCATCGACGAGCGTTACGAGCTGCTGCCGCGTGTCGCCGCCGACAAGGTGCGCGAACGCGACGCGACCATGATCGTGCTCGATCACGGCCAGGATGCGGGCGCCGAACCCTCTGCGACGACCTCCGAAGACGATGCGTACTACGCGCAGTTCAAGGTGCCGGACGATCTGATCTGGTGATGGCGCAACGTCGGGTGCGCTTCACTCACTTGGCCTTGTAGACCGCCTCGCCGTCCACGTACGTCGCCTGCACGGTGAGGTTGCGCAGGCCCGAGGGCGAAATCGCCAGCGGGTCTTCGCTGAGCACCACGAAATCCGCGCGCTTGCCGATGGCCAGGCTTCCCACCTGCGCTTCGGCGAAACCCGCGTACGCCGCATCGAGCGTGAAGCCGCGCAGCGCCTCGAACGCCGTCAGCTTCTCTTGCGGAAACCAGCCGCCTGCGGGCAGCCCCTGTGCATCGGCGCGCGTGGCGGCGGCGTACAGGCCGAAGCGCGGATCGACCGACTCCACCGGGAAATCCGATCCCAGCGCCAGGCGCGCGCCGCTGTCGCGCAGCTGCCGCCACGCGTACGCGCCGATGATGCGCTGCGGGCCGACGCGGTCCTGAGCCCACGGCATGTCGCTGGTCGCGTGCGTGGGCTGCATCGAGGCGATCACATGCAGTTGCGCCAGGCGCGGAAGGTCCTGCGGCGACAGCACCTGCGCATGCTCGATACGCCAGCGGTGGTCGGTGGTCGCGGCCTCGCCGCCCAGCGCCTTCGCGTAAGCCTCCAGCACGACGTGGTTGCCGCGATCGCCGATCGCATGCGTGGCGACCTGCACCTTGCAGCGCTTCGCCTTGGCGACGGCGACGGCGATCTGTTCCGGCGACATCACCATCAGGCCGAGGTTGCCATGGTCGTCGCTGTATTCCTTGAGCATCGCTGCGCCACGACTGCCGAGCGCGCCATCCGCGTACAGCTTCACCGTGCGCATCTGCAATCGGCCGGAGGGATGCGTGTACAGGCCGTCGCGGCACAGCGATTCCAGTGCATCGCTGTTGCCGTCGGCCATCGCGGTGATGCGCAGCGGCATCGCGCCGCGGTCGGCCAGGCGCTGGTAGCGCTTGAGCTCGGCCAGGCTCACGCCCGCGTCGTGCACGCCGGTGAGACCGTGTTCGACCGCCGACTGCATGCCCAGCGACAGCGCGCGTTCGGCGGTGGCTTCGTCCATCGGCGGACGCGACTGGTCGACCAGCGCCATCGCGCCGTCGACGAAAATGCCCGTCGGCTGTTTGCGCGCATCGCGTTCGATGCGTCCGCCGTCGGGTTGCCACTCTCCGGACAGGTCGCGGTTCACGCCGCGCATCGCCGCCGTGT encodes:
- a CDS encoding DUF2058 domain-containing protein gives rise to the protein MAKANPLQEQLLKAGLVKKSKVAEVAREQNKARHAKAPSGPSEIQLEAERARAEKADRDRALAAERKEQARIAELRAQARQIIEDRKVPRAGESEYRFTESGAIRTVLVNDDLRRKLSSGALVIARIDERYELLPRVAADKVRERDATMIVLDHGQDAGAEPSATTSEDDAYYAQFKVPDDLIW
- a CDS encoding M48 family metallopeptidase; translated protein: MDPLKYLSGYPESLQARVRELIVQDRLGAMLADKYGQSHAVRTDGQLYDYVQALKDRHLRKSVPLGKVLYDSKLQVMKHALGTHTAISRVHGGRLKASREIRIASVFRDAPAEFLEMIAVHELAHLKEAEHNKAFYQLCTHMTPDYHQLEFDLRLYLTHLEIGRK
- a CDS encoding amidohydrolase family protein encodes the protein MRNPVWVMAATLVAMSGPAVAAEVTVLSAARIHTMEIAQPKVQAIAFDESGRILALGSADALLKRYPKALRIDAGQATVIPGLIDAHAHVSGLGMTMLSADLVDAASKQEVMARLQAFEKQLPAGAWLIGRGWDQNDWPEKTFPTAADLDAAFPDRPVWLERIDGHAGWANTAAMRGVNRDLSGEWQPDGGRIERDARKQPTGIFVDGAMALVDQSRPPMDEATAERALSLGMQSAVEHGLTGVHDAGVSLAELKRYQRLADRGAMPLRITAMADGNSDALESLCRDGLYTHPSGRLQMRTVKLYADGALGSRGAAMLKEYSDDHGNLGLMVMSPEQIAVAVAKAKRCKVQVATHAIGDRGNHVVLEAYAKALGGEAATTDHRWRIEHAQVLSPQDLPRLAQLHVIASMQPTHATSDMPWAQDRVGPQRIIGAYAWRQLRDSGARLALGSDFPVESVDPRFGLYAAATRADAQGLPAGGWFPQEKLTAFEALRGFTLDAAYAGFAEAQVGSLAIGKRADFVVLSEDPLAISPSGLRNLTVQATYVDGEAVYKAK